A segment of the Synechococcus sp. MEDNS5 genome:
TTCGTCGATGGCCAGCACCTCCACCTGATGGAACACCGGGGAATGGGTGGCATCCACAGCATCCCGGCGGTAGACGCGCCCGGGGGCCACGATGCGCACCGGCGGTGGATTGGTTTCCAGATGCCGGATCTGCACCGGTGAGGTGTGCGTGCGCAACAGCAGGTTGTCCTTCAGATAAAAGGTGTCCTGCATGTCCCGCGCCGGGTGCTCCGGGGGAATGTTGAGGGCGGTGAAATTGTGATGGTCGGTCTCCACCTCGGGGCCCTCCTCCACCTGATAACCAAGACCACAGAACAGATCTACGATCTCCTCAGTGGTGCTGATCAAGGGGTGGCGATGCCCCATGGGAACGCCCACCGGAGGAGCCGTGACATCCAGAGTCTCCTCTGCAATGCGAGCCTCCATCGCGGCCTGTTTCACGGCCAGGAGGCGCTCTCCCAGGAGCGTCTGCACCTGGGTTTTCAACACATTGGCGCGCTGACCCACCAGCGGCCGCTCGTTGCCGGGCAATTTGCCCATAGCTCCGAGCACGCCGGAGAGACGACCTTTCTTGCCCAGCAATCCCACCCGCAACTGCTCGAGGGCATCGGCATCAGCAGCGGCGGCGATGGCCTCAGCCGCTTCGGCCTCAAGGGCCTCCAGCTGATCGGTGAGCTGCTGCAGGGTGACGGTGGCGCTCACGGCTTTGACAAGACGGCAGCTGACTGTAAGCAGTGATCACGACTAGGTTCGCCCCATCGGCTTTTGATTCCATGGCCCCCTTGCGGATCCTGATCAGCAATGACGACGGGGTATTCGCCGACGGCATCCGTGCTCTGGCGGCTGCCGCGGCAGCAGCAGGGCACCAGGTGACCGTGGTTTGCCCCGATCGAGAGCGATCCGCAACCGGCCATGGACTCACCCTCCAAACCCCGATTCGAGCCGAAAAAGCCGACAGCCTGTTCGATGCGGGCATCAGCGCCTGGGCCTGCAGCGGCACACCCGCCGACTGCATGAAACTGGCTCTATTCGAACTGATGGACACGGCGCCGGACCTGGTGCTGAGCGGCATCAATCACGGCCCGAATCTGGGGACCGATGTGTTCTGCTCCGGCACCGTGGCCGCGGCGATGGAAGGAACCCTCGAGGGGCTGCCGTCGATGGCCATCAGCAGTGCCTGTTTCCAGTGGCGCGACTTCCAGGGTGCTGCCGCCCTGGCGGTGGAGGTGGCCACAGCCGCACTTCGTGATCAATGGCCTGAAAATCTGCTGCTCAACCTGAACATCCCCCCCTGCCGCCCTGAGGTGATGGGTCCTCTGCGCTGGACGCGCCTGTCCATCCGCCGCTACGACGAGCAATTCAGCCCTCGCAAGGATCCGCGCGGCCGCACCTACTACTGGCTTGCAGGTGAAGTGGTGGAAGACCTGGAATCCGGCGGGGATGGCCCGCGGGACTGGCCCACGGATGTGGCTCAGATTGAAGCCAACAGTCCGTCGCTCACACCAATCCAACCGGAGCTGTTCTGGCGTGGCCCCCTCGGAGGCCTTCCCCGCTTAGAGCTCCACGGTCAGCGGGTTCGGTAGATCCGCTGCAGCAGCCAGAGCGAAAACAGCAATCCGATCAGGTGGGCGAACAACACCTGCGTATTGCTTAAGACAGAGAGCATCTCCAGCGAGGTGATCGCCAGGTTCTCAGCAGCACCCTGGCTGCCGATCGCAATTCCTGGAGTCTGCGAGGAAGCCTGCACAAACAAGGCTCCAGCCAGCGACTGATAGCCAACCGCCGCCAGCACAAGCCCGAGGAGATCCGCAAAGATTCCACGCTTGATCAAACGGCTGGCTTCTGCGCGACTCGGGCGCACACCACTCGCGAGTGCACGCCCCAGGCGCACGATCAGCCAGCCTTGCCAAAGGCTGAACAGCAACACAAAGAACGACAGGGTGGTCAGGGACAGGCCTGGACTCAGTCCCACCGCACGATCTGCATTCCTGGAGAGGCTGCCGCCGATGTTGTTGAAGAGCAGCACCCCGACCACCACCACACCGAGGACGGTTTGGATCCAGAAGCGAATCCAGGCCGTCCGCTTCAGGCCAAGGGCCAGTAGCTGGAAATCGAGCCGGTCGGCCATGCGGGCTTGGTCGTCTGTCGTCCAAACTTGCCACCAACCACCGCACTGTGCACGGCCCGTTGATCCCTCTCTGCTCACCTCAGCAGGCCCGCACGCCCACTGCGCTCGCCCTCGGCAGTTTTGATGGTCTCCATGCCGGGCACCGGCGTGTGATCGACGCCATCACCACAGACCCTGCAGGCGGGCATCCCACCGTGGTGAGTTTCTGGCCTCACCCTCGCGAGGTTCTGCACGGAGAGCCACGCCTGCGCCTGGATCTCCCGGATGAAAAGCTGCACCTGCTCGAACCCCTGGGGATTGAACAGCTGGTTCTGGTGCCCTTCACCAAGCAGCTGGCACAACTGAGCGCCGCCGACTTCGTGGATCAAGTGCTGCTGGCCACTCTGCAGGCGCGTCACATTGCCGTTGGGGCCAACTTCCGTTTCGGCCGCGGCCGAGAGGGCGACACCAACACCCTGGCCCGCCTGGCCTCAGCAGCTGGCGTGAAAGTCAGCGTCGTCCCGATCCTGGAGGATGAGGAAGGGCGAATGAGCAGCAGCCGCATCCGCGCGGCGCTCAGCGCCGGAGATTTGCACAGAGCGGCCACGCTGCTGGGCCGTGCCTATCGCTTCCAGGGAGAGGTGGTGCGCGGGCGGGGGCTGGGTCGCGGTTTGGGATGGCCGACGGCCAATCTGCAGGTGGATGGCCGCAAATTTCTGCCCGGGCTTGGGGTATACGCGGCCTGGGCTTGGGTGGATGGCCATGGCACGAGGCTGCCGGCGGTGATGAATCTCGGCCCCCAACCCACCGTTGACCCCGGATCCCCCTCCGCTGTGGAGGTGCATCTCCTCGATCTCGAAATGGAGCTCGTGGGCCGCTGGATCAGGGTGGAACCAGTTCAGCGTCTCCGCGGCCAGGAGCGGTTCTCCGGCCTGAAGGAACTCAGTGCCCAGATCGGACGTGATGCCGACGCAGCCAGAGAGACGCTCAACACTCAGGAGGGGTAAGCGTTGGCCAAGCCCCAGACGATGAAAACACCGATTCCTCCGAGCAAGATGATTCCCCACACCAGCACACTCATGGTGCTGTCAGATCCTCCGTTCTCCATCGCCGCATCAGGCATGAGATCCTGCCCAGAGTGCCATGGAATCGATGCCTGTCGCCCCCAGCACTGATCCGCGTGTGGCAAGGCTGATCGATGCCAACCTCGATCGGGCCCGAGAGGGGCTGCGCGTGATCGAAGACTGGTGTCGGTTTGGACTCGATCGTCAGGACCTTGTGGTGCCACTGAAGGACTGGCGTCAACAGCTTGGTCAGCTGCATGACGACGCTTACCGACAAGCCCGCTCCACCGCCACCGACGCTGCGGCTGGGTTGGGCCATCCGGCCCAGGACACCCGCAGCGACAGTGTTGCCATCGTGAAGGCCAACGCCAGCCGCGTCCAGGAGGCGCTGCGGGTGATTGAGGAGTTCGCCCGCACGGGTGATGCCGTTCTCGCCCGCACTGCGGCGTCGGTGCGCTACGCGCTTTACGACCATGAGGTGCGCATCCTCGAAGCCTGCGGGCACAACCGCCGCAGGCAACAGCTAGCGGACGCCAAGCTTTGCCTGATCACGAATCCCAGTGCCGACGACGACAGCCACCGGCTCGTGCGTCACGTGAACGCGGCCCTGGATTCAGGCGTCACCCTGGTGCAATACCGGCGCAAACACGGATCCGATGGCCTACGGCTTCAGGAGGCACAGCAACTGGCGCAGCTCTGCCGAGCGCACAATGCCCTGTTCATCGTGAATGACCGCATCGATCTCGCCCTGCTCGTGAATGCCGACGGTGTCCATCTCGGCCAGGAGGACCTGCCGCACGACGAGGCCCGTCGTCTTCTCGGCAACGAGAAGCTGATCGGACGCAGCACCCATGCGTTGGCGCAGCTGCTCCAGGCGCAACAGGAAGGGGCGGATTATGCAGGCGTAGGGCCGGTGTTCGCCACAGCCACCAAAGCCGATCGGCAACCCGCCGGTCTGAACTGGGTGAAGGAAGCTTGCGCAGCAGCCCGCATTCCCTGGTTCGCCATCGGCGGCATCACCGCCACAACCTTGCCCCAGGTGCTTGAGGCTGGCGCCAACCGGGTGGCTGTGGTGAGCGCGATCATGGCGTCCGACGATCCAGCGCTTGCCAGCCGGCAGCTGCTGGATCTGCTCATCTGAACCGTCGACCCGCCATGCAACTCACCGTGAATGGAGAGGCACGTGAGCTCAATGGAGCCCTCACCCATCTCGATCAGGTCATCGACGCCCTCGGCCATCACCCCAGGTTGGTGGTGGTGGAATTCAATGGCCTGATCCTCACCCCTGAACGCTGGGGATCCCAACCCGTTCAGGACGGTGACAGCCTGGAGATCGTCACCATTGTGGGTGGTGGTTCCTAGGATCAACTCAGTTTTTTAGGTCGTTTTGGCCCATTCGCCGAATCGCTTCTCCAACCGTGCCATCCAGCGCTGGCTCTCGGGCCTGATGGTGCCAGTGCTGCTGGTGAGTCTTCTCCTGATCAATCCTCTTCCCAGTGATGCGGCCCGTGGCGGCCGGATCGGAGGCGGCAGCTTCCGGGCCCCAAGCATGCCCCGGAGCGGTGGCTACGGCGGTGGTGTCAGGGGGGGATACAACGGCGGCTACAACAGGGGCTACGGCGGCGGGTTCGGCTTCCCCTTCATCATTCCAATCTTCGGTTTCGGCGGCGGCGGACTGCTTGGATTTCTCGTTTTGATGGCGATTGTCGGGGTGGTGGTGAATGCAGTCCGTGGAGGTGGCGGACGTCCGGCGATCGGCGGTGGCGTTGGTGGTTACGACGGCCCTCGGGAAATCCCCATGGGTCCGGTATCGCTGATTCAACTGCAGATCGGCCTTCTGGCCAGCGCCAAGGATCTTCAGACGGATCTCCGCGCGCTTGCCTCATCGGCCGACACCAATTCCTCCAGCGGCCTTCAGCGCGTGCTTCAGGACACCACCTTGGCCCTCTTGCGCCAGCCGGATCTGTGGGTTTACGCCAATGCCGAATCCGGCAGCGTTCCCTTCAACGCGGCTGAATCCACCTTCAATCGCCTCTCCATGACCGAGCGCAGCAAACTGCGCGAAGAACTCACCACCAACGTGGGCGGAGTCAGGTCGAACGTTGAGACCATCGCGAGCCGCGGTGATGCCGACGCAACCAATGAATTCATCGTGGTGACGCTCCTGGTGGCCAGCCGTCGCCCCGTGACCCTCAAGAAAGCCGACAACGGTGAAGACCTGCGCGAATCCCTGCGCATTCTGGGTTCGACAGCCTCCAGCGATCTCATCGCTCTCGAGGTGATCTGGCAACCCGATGGTGCTGGCGACGTCCTCAGCGCCGATGAGCTGGTGACGGCCTACCCCAACCTCCAACACCTCTGAGCAGTTTTAAGAAAATCTTCCGCAGATTTGATGTCATGAAACGCGAAAAAAGCGTGTGGCATCGATAGGTTTAAATCACTAGTAGCGCATCAGTTCATTGGCCCCTGCATCCCGTCCAGATCCAAGATCAATGCAGTGGCAGACGAACGGGGAGCTTGATCGCAACGATCTCTTCGAACTGGTGCGCACGCTCAGGGATGTTGAATCGCCCAACCACAGCAATGAGCTTTGGCGCCTGGGAACCAAGTACGACGAAGCCTCCTGAACTGATTCCGGATCTCCAACCGTCCCTCTTGCCCGCTTGAGTGACGCGCTGCACCGTGCGATTGCTGCTTTTGCTGAATGTCGGCCCGAACTCCTTCATGGGTGAATTCCAGCGTGCTGATGGAGGCCCTCCAGCGCTATGAGCAAGATCTTCTACCCCGTTCATTGCGTCTCTGGGTGGAGGCCACGCTGGAACTGGATCCCGAGGAACCCGTTGCCAGCCTCCTGCCGCATCCGTTCACGGATTAATTCTTCAGTCCGGACCGCTCAACACTGACCGCTCAGGATTGAGTGCCTCTGCCCTGAAGAATGCGCAAAGCGGCCATCGCTGCGCCGTAGCCATTGTCGATATTCACCACCGTGAGGCCAGGTGCGCAGCTCGCCAGCATGCCCTCGAGGGCGGCACGCCCACCGGCACTGACCCCATACCCCACGGACACCGGCACTCCGATCACCGGTTGGGGCACCAACCCTGCCAACACCGTCGGCAGGGCTCCTTCCATCCCGGCGCAGGCAATCAACACATCCAAAGGCTGCAGCGATGGCAGCACCGCCAGGAGACGATGCAGGCCTGCCACGCCCACATCCAGCAGCATCTCGGTCGCCACACCATGCACCTGCAAGGCGAGTTCCGCTTCAGCAGCAACGCGTCGATCGCTTGTGCCGCCACTGAGCACACCCACCCTCACCCCCTTTGTTGCATTCGGGAACGATCCATCCGTGAGGCAGCCTGCATCGCGATGCCATTGCACGGTCGGCAAGGCTTCCATCACCGCGGCTGCCTTGGCGGGGTTCACCCGGGTGACCAGCGCCAACTCCCCCGCAGCACGCATGCTGCGCAGGATGGCTGCAATCTGCTCGGCATTTTTGTGCTCGCCCCACACGGCCTCCACCATCCCCAGCCGCTCACGACGCTGAAGATCGAGACGGGCCTCGTCCGGCGTCACTGGGGGAGAAGTTCGCTTTCATACACCAGTGGGAAAGGATTCCCCTTGACCTGCCCCAAAGCCTGACGGGCGATCAGCTCGAACCGCTGCTGAACGGCCTCCACCTCCTCCTGAGGAATCGCCTTCCAGGCCTCCCGACTGCTCCAGCGGATCAACAGCATGCCCTCCTCGGTGCTGGGATCCCAAAGCAAATCGCGACCAAGAAACCCTTTCTGCTGAGCGAGCCAGGGCTCCCAGCTCCCCCGTTCAGCTTCCATCCAGGCATCCCGCGCCTGATCAGACACCTGAATGCGCAGATATTCCACCACGGCAACGTCATCGCCTCCCCTGGGCTCAGCCAAAGCGGTATCGCGGAGATCGTCGTGCCCGGCCAACGCGATCACCAGAACCAAGCAAGGTCCAGCCAGGCTAAACAGAGCGCGACGCAGCCGGATCAAAAGAATCGTGATCATTGGCTCAGCAGGGCAACGGCATGACAGGCGATGCCCTCTTCGCGCCCTTCCGGACCGAGGCGTTCATTGGTGGTGGCCTTCACACCCACCTGGTCAGGAGCAATCCCCATCGCTGTGGCGATGGCCGTGCGCATGGCCTCGATGTGCGGTTTGAGCTTGGGGCGTTCAGCGATCACCACGGAATCCACATTCACCACCTGCCAGCCGCGCTGCTGGATCAGGAC
Coding sequences within it:
- a CDS encoding DUF1517 domain-containing protein; this encodes MAHSPNRFSNRAIQRWLSGLMVPVLLVSLLLINPLPSDAARGGRIGGGSFRAPSMPRSGGYGGGVRGGYNGGYNRGYGGGFGFPFIIPIFGFGGGGLLGFLVLMAIVGVVVNAVRGGGGRPAIGGGVGGYDGPREIPMGPVSLIQLQIGLLASAKDLQTDLRALASSADTNSSSGLQRVLQDTTLALLRQPDLWVYANAESGSVPFNAAESTFNRLSMTERSKLREELTTNVGGVRSNVETIASRGDADATNEFIVVTLLVASRRPVTLKKADNGEDLRESLRILGSTASSDLIALEVIWQPDGAGDVLSADELVTAYPNLQHL
- a CDS encoding DUF3611 family protein, with translation MADRLDFQLLALGLKRTAWIRFWIQTVLGVVVVGVLLFNNIGGSLSRNADRAVGLSPGLSLTTLSFFVLLFSLWQGWLIVRLGRALASGVRPSRAEASRLIKRGIFADLLGLVLAAVGYQSLAGALFVQASSQTPGIAIGSQGAAENLAITSLEMLSVLSNTQVLFAHLIGLLFSLWLLQRIYRTR
- a CDS encoding thiamine phosphate synthase, with the protein product MESMPVAPSTDPRVARLIDANLDRAREGLRVIEDWCRFGLDRQDLVVPLKDWRQQLGQLHDDAYRQARSTATDAAAGLGHPAQDTRSDSVAIVKANASRVQEALRVIEEFARTGDAVLARTAASVRYALYDHEVRILEACGHNRRRQQLADAKLCLITNPSADDDSHRLVRHVNAALDSGVTLVQYRRKHGSDGLRLQEAQQLAQLCRAHNALFIVNDRIDLALLVNADGVHLGQEDLPHDEARRLLGNEKLIGRSTHALAQLLQAQQEGADYAGVGPVFATATKADRQPAGLNWVKEACAAARIPWFAIGGITATTLPQVLEAGANRVAVVSAIMASDDPALASRQLLDLLI
- a CDS encoding TIGR03792 family protein; translation: MITILLIRLRRALFSLAGPCLVLVIALAGHDDLRDTALAEPRGGDDVAVVEYLRIQVSDQARDAWMEAERGSWEPWLAQQKGFLGRDLLWDPSTEEGMLLIRWSSREAWKAIPQEEVEAVQQRFELIARQALGQVKGNPFPLVYESELLPQ
- the surE gene encoding 5'/3'-nucleotidase SurE — protein: MAPLRILISNDDGVFADGIRALAAAAAAAGHQVTVVCPDRERSATGHGLTLQTPIRAEKADSLFDAGISAWACSGTPADCMKLALFELMDTAPDLVLSGINHGPNLGTDVFCSGTVAAAMEGTLEGLPSMAISSACFQWRDFQGAAALAVEVATAALRDQWPENLLLNLNIPPCRPEVMGPLRWTRLSIRRYDEQFSPRKDPRGRTYYWLAGEVVEDLESGGDGPRDWPTDVAQIEANSPSLTPIQPELFWRGPLGGLPRLELHGQRVR
- a CDS encoding bifunctional riboflavin kinase/FAD synthetase yields the protein MIPLCSPQQARTPTALALGSFDGLHAGHRRVIDAITTDPAGGHPTVVSFWPHPREVLHGEPRLRLDLPDEKLHLLEPLGIEQLVLVPFTKQLAQLSAADFVDQVLLATLQARHIAVGANFRFGRGREGDTNTLARLASAAGVKVSVVPILEDEEGRMSSSRIRAALSAGDLHRAATLLGRAYRFQGEVVRGRGLGRGLGWPTANLQVDGRKFLPGLGVYAAWAWVDGHGTRLPAVMNLGPQPTVDPGSPSAVEVHLLDLEMELVGRWIRVEPVQRLRGQERFSGLKELSAQIGRDADAARETLNTQEG
- the larB gene encoding nickel pincer cofactor biosynthesis protein LarB, which encodes MTPDEARLDLQRRERLGMVEAVWGEHKNAEQIAAILRSMRAAGELALVTRVNPAKAAAVMEALPTVQWHRDAGCLTDGSFPNATKGVRVGVLSGGTSDRRVAAEAELALQVHGVATEMLLDVGVAGLHRLLAVLPSLQPLDVLIACAGMEGALPTVLAGLVPQPVIGVPVSVGYGVSAGGRAALEGMLASCAPGLTVVNIDNGYGAAMAALRILQGRGTQS
- the pheS gene encoding phenylalanine--tRNA ligase subunit alpha; the protein is MSATVTLQQLTDQLEALEAEAAEAIAAAADADALEQLRVGLLGKKGRLSGVLGAMGKLPGNERPLVGQRANVLKTQVQTLLGERLLAVKQAAMEARIAEETLDVTAPPVGVPMGHRHPLISTTEEIVDLFCGLGYQVEEGPEVETDHHNFTALNIPPEHPARDMQDTFYLKDNLLLRTHTSPVQIRHLETNPPPVRIVAPGRVYRRDAVDATHSPVFHQVEVLAIDEGLDFSHLRGTVMAFLKAFFGDLPVRFRASYFPFTEPSAEVDVQWRGRWLEVMGCGMVDPAVLEGLGLDPERWSGFAAGLGVERFCMVRHGIDDIRRLYTSDLRFLEQF
- the thiS gene encoding sulfur carrier protein ThiS, which produces MQLTVNGEARELNGALTHLDQVIDALGHHPRLVVVEFNGLILTPERWGSQPVQDGDSLEIVTIVGGGS